The following coding sequences are from one Panicum hallii strain FIL2 chromosome 5, PHallii_v3.1, whole genome shotgun sequence window:
- the LOC112895243 gene encoding uncharacterized protein LOC112895243, translating to MEKKMQLPSAPQLAKIAALLVLFLLAPLVPSSLRQPYLYLLFNALVITLGVEAGFLAAISGPRDDNRPPSRTAASPNLQVKPRGSGRIAVVSNARLVSSTAGPSNAPVTLPTNSPNNMLADAVSAKDIVAGIDTPATSTIKKKKKKNITKKCPSRASIFFIGSVDSGEDVDVMVHEEEEEVEGEEGADELIRKQELFMKAEEFIGNFYKQLKMQREESWKKLQDLYYHHHHYKAKAFSRAVSENL from the coding sequence ATGGAGAAGAAGATGCAGCTCCCATCAGCGCCCCAGCTAGCCAAGATAGCGGCTCTCctcgtcctcttcctcctcgcgccctTGGTGCCTTCCTCGCTGAGACAACCCTACCTCTACCTCCTCTTCAACGCGCTCGTCATCACCCTGGGCGTCGAGGCCGGCTTCCTCGCCGCCATCTCCGGCCCGCGCGACGACAACAGGCCCCCGTCGAGGACGGCGGCGTCTCCAAACCTGCAGGTCAAACCAAGAGGCAGCGGCCGGATTGCTGTCGTGAGCAATGCTCGCTTAGTTAGTAGCACGGCTGGGCCTTCTAACGCTCCAGTGACCCTGCCGACCAACTCCCCCAATAATATGCTTGCAGATGCTGTGTCGGCCAAAGACATTGTCGCTGGAATCGACACGCCGGCGACATCAAcgatcaagaagaagaagaagaagaacataACAAAGAAATGCCCATCGAGGGCGAGCATCTTCTTCATCGGGAGCGTGGACAGCGGGGAGGATGTCGATGTCATGGTccatgaggaggaggaggaggtagagggggaggagggagcCGACGAACTGATAAGGAAGCAGGAGCTGTTCATGAAGGCGGAGGAGTTCATTGGCAACTTCTACAAGCAGCTCAAGATGCAGAGGGAGGAGTCTTGGAAGAAGCTGCAGGACCTCTACTACCACCATCACCACTACAAGGCCAAGGCCTTCTCTCGCGCTGTCTCCGAGAATTTATAA